Proteins encoded by one window of Pecten maximus chromosome 15, xPecMax1.1, whole genome shotgun sequence:
- the LOC117344290 gene encoding cilia- and flagella-associated protein 221-like, protein MPAVTAMSRAFTDPMGLSGEKGLLIDTMQLVEPKKQQTVPNHLLETKIYSTVSQNAMVQAKPAVVHFGGYTLHKKQVQQLSIVNASTEVIRMHIIPPQTKYFYLKYKKTERLVPGLTTECTIEFTPDEWRYYYDCIRINCPGEENLVIPIHAYPVMSTDDFPQQFSFPPVPVGHKMTKVFPLRCEAPIDFEFNLTYIQPHPSFSVQPMTGVIPAHGESEVSVTFAPLEFLTAMMKIQLVISQFNSKPIICNFCGTSLPGMLKEISEQEYEGEEILDPRSLTPLGRSRKKRQKSKPKKPEVQQDVEYGGVRFPPQLDTPYAVAQVLNQEPGKLRAKDMRETVISKSKDKPKAATRQMKEAVFEHSVRQNVYEERQNQLRWQVKLGDDQITNADREKILVARNDAWDQYKYERRGDPIPADEFNRQETATTFKRTFRESTTLAPDTAKFDTYTNDLWAVRHTALDRFAQAGRRVILHARVNHKLNSLRKMVEDWRKEKFSAGIVSQERKDKVEDEEQKEMIPANLPLHYSKVKRHQFVTYSTPNVKDDMAPDALGKVPFTPTNVVVKRKVPFFQLKVPKQYKIQGYKPHDVHSSSGGYVAPKLARPLRTGAEEEVISVPEAQVPSGGASQVRSSMTLDTSDEIAVPETMEEVKIKPAPLIAPASLFQPVEYPSLHIFNPSPGLQVFQSPMPYAEVDSDFHLCPLPRYFRADHASNPHAATQRKYLDREDVIRGIMAWKKFPSQGLTSLTNTLTLTNVWVPRWDDPFGGEMLPASVPALLDSLPEDDKKNIEEEEADEDSTPPTGVILTPGMVNAQFPVLDPNGPSDEKMSADSFPYGNKLPTTNIPVSSNGPVPREKREQEMEYFMTKKYNRLGAKIQARTTALNLQVTDPKILLQ, encoded by the exons atgcCAGCCGTTACTGCAATGAGCAGGGCCTTTACGGACCCCATGGGTCTGTCTGGCGAGAAAGGTCTGCTGATAGACACCATGCAACTCGTCGAGCCGAAGAAGCAACAAACGGTTCCTAATCACCTGTTAGAAACAA AGATCTACTCCACCGTCTCTCAGAATGCCATGGTACAGGCAAAACCTGCTGTGGTGCACTTCGGGGGATACACTCTGCACAAGAAACAAGTCCAACAACTCAGTATTGTCAATGCCTCAACCGAAGTCATCAGAATGCATATTATACCACCTCAAACTAAATACTTTTATCTGAAGTATAAAAAAACT GAGAGATTAGTCCCGGGCCTTACAACAGAATGTACTATAGAGTTCACCCCAGACGAATGGCGTTACTACTATGACTGCATCCGGATCAATTGTCCT GGTGAGGAGAACTTGGTCATCCCCATACATGCCTACCCAGTGATGAGTACGGATGACTTTCCACAACAGTTTAGTTTTCCCCCAGTACCTGTAGGACACAA GATGACCAAAGTGTTTCCCCTACGATGTGAAGCACCTATTGACTTTGAATTCAATTTGACATACATCCAGCCACATCCGTCGTTTTCAGTGCAACCCATGACAG GTGTAATACCAGCCCATGGGGAGAGTGAAGTGTCGGTGACATTTGCTCCGTTGGAGTTCCTTACTGCTATGATGAAGATACAGTTAGTGATATCACAGTTCAACTCCAAACCTATCATCTGTAATTTTTGTGGAACCTCACTACCAGGGATGCTAAA GGAAATATCAGAGCAGGAATATGAAGGTGAGGAAATTCTTGACCCACGGTCTCTAACTCCACTTGGAAGGTCACGAAAGAAAAGACAGAAAAGCAAACCGAAAAAACCTGAAGTTCAGCAG GACGTAGAGTATGGAGGAGTGAGGTTTCCACCCCAACTAGACACACCTTATGCTGTTGCTCAAGTTTTAAACCAAGAACCAGGCAAATTACGAGCTAAGGACATGCGAGAAA CTGTGATATCTAAAAGCAAAGACAAGCCAAAAGCTGCCACACGACAGATGAAA GAAGCAGTGTTTGAACACAGTGTACGACAGAATGTGTATGAGGAAAGACAGAACCAACTAAGATGGCAGGTGAAGCTCGGTGATGATCAGATCACAAACGCTGACAGAGAGAAGATCCTGGTGGCCCGCAACGATGCATGGGACCAGTACAAA TATGAACGGAGAGGTGATCCAATACCAGCCGATGAATTCAATCGACAGGAAACTGCAACAACATTTAAACGTACTTTCCGAGAGTCAACTACA TTGGCACCTGATACAGCCAAATTTGATACCTATACCAATGATCTGTGGGCCGTCCGCCATACTGCACTTGACCGCTTTGCACAGGCCGGTCGTAGAGTCATCCTGCATGCTAGGGTCAACCACAAACTTAACTCACTACGGAAGATGGTGGAGGATTGGCGGAAGGAGAAATTCAGTGCAGGAATTGTGTCTC AGGAACGCAAAGATAAGGTTGAAGATGAGGAACAGAAAGAAATGATCCCTGCAAATTTACCACTACACTACTCCAAGGTCAAACGACACCAGTTTGTCACCTACTCTACTCCTAATGTCAAGGACGACATG GCCCCTGATGCCCTAGGAAAGGTACCATTCACACCTACAAATGTGGTGGTGAAAAGGAAAGTACCCTTTTTCCAACTGAAG GTACCCAAGCAGTACAAGATCCAGGGTTATAAACCTCATGACGTACACTCGTCCTCCGGGGGATATGTGGCGCCGAAGTTGGCACGCCCACTGAGGACTGGGGCAGAG GAAGAAGTGATAAGCGTACCGGAGGCCCAAGTCCCAAGCGGTGGTGCATCACAAGTGAGGAGCAGTATGACCTTGGACACTTCAGATGAGATAGCTGTACCAGAAACAATGGAGGAAGTCAAGATTAAGCCTGCCCCACTCATCGCTCCGGCATCACTATTCCAACCTGTAGAATACCCatcattacatatattt AATCCGTCCCCTGGGCTACAAGTTTTCCAGTCTCCCATGCCGTATGCTGAGGTTGACTCAGACTTCCATCTGTGTCCGTTGCCGAGATACTTCAGGGCAGATCATGCCTCAAACCCACATGCTGCCACACAGAGGAAATACCTAGATAGGGAG GATGTAATTCGTGGGATCATGGCATGGAAAAAGTTTCCGTCTCAAGgactaacatcactgaccaacACCCTCACATTGACCAATGTCTGGGTCCCAAGATg GGATGATCCATTTGGAGGTGAAATGTTACCAGCCTCAGTTCCAGCACTTCTCGACTCATTACCGGAGGATGACAAGAAAAATATTGAAGA AGAGGAAGCCGATGAGGACTCGACACCTCCAACAGGTGTGATACTAACTCCAGGCATGGTTAATGCCCAGTTCCCAGTGCTTGATCCCAATGGACCGTCAGATGAAAAAATGTCAGC GGACTCTTTCCCGTATGGAAACAAATTACCAACAACCAACATTCCTGTTTCCAGCAATGGTCCAGTTCCAAG AGAGAAGAGGGAACAGGAGATGGAATACTTCATGACCAAAAAATACAATCGCCTCGGAGCCAAAATACAGGCAAGAACCACAGCTCTGAACCTCCAAGTGACAGACCCTAAAATCCTGCTGCAGTGA